The Microlunatus soli genome contains the following window.
AGAGCCGGACGCTGCACGAGCGCGCCCAGCGGCTCGATCAGCTGGAGTCGGAGGTGGCGTCGCGATCCGACGAGCTGGCGATCGCCGATGCCGCCCGCATCCTCGAGCTGGAGCGGATCGGCGGGCTCACCCAGGACCAGGCCAAGGCCGAGTTGCTCGCCGCCACCGAGCATGACGCCAAGCGGCAGGCCGTGTTGATCACCCGCGACATCGAGAACGAGGCCCGTCGGGAGGCCGAGGAGCGGGCCCGCAACATCGTGGTGGGCGCCATCCAGCGGGTGGCGTCGGATCAGACCTCGGAGTCGGTGGTGACCGCGGTGCACCTGCCCGGCGACGACATGAAGGGCCGGATCATCGGGCGCGAGGGGCGCAACATCCGGTCCTTCGAACAGGTCACCGGGGTCAACGTGCTGATCGACGACACCCCGGAGAGCGTGCTGCTGTCCAGCTTCGATCCGGTCCGGCGGGAAACCGCGCGGATCACTTTGGTCGAGCTGATCACCGATGGTCGCATTCATCCGGCGCGGATCGAGGAGATCCACGAACGCAGCAAGTCCAAGATCGCCGATCGGGTGACGCGGGCTGCTGAGGACGCGTTGGCCGAGGTCGGCATCTCCGATCTGCATCCCGAGCTCGTCCCGGTCGTCGGGGCACTGCGCTATCGCACGTCGTACGGGCAGAACGTGCTCAAGCATCTGATCGAATCGGCGCACATCGCCGGCCTGATGGCTGCCGAACTGCATCTCGATGTCGCCTTCTGCAAGCGGGCGGCGTTCCTGCACGACATCGGCAAGGCACTGACCCACGAGGTCGAGGGCTCCCATGCCCTGATCGGCGCCGATCTGGCCCGCAAGTACGGCGAGCACCCCGACATCGTGCACGCCATCGAGGCGCACCACAACGAGGTCGAGCCGCAGACCGTCGAGGCGGTGCTGACCCAGGCCGCCGACGCCATCAGTGGTGGCCGGCCGGGGGCTCGGCGGGAGAGCCTGGAGACCTACGTCAAGCGACTGGAGCGGCTGGAGGAGATCGCGCTGGCCCATGACGGGGTGGAGAAGGTGTTTGCGATGCAGGCCGGCCGCGAGGTGCGGGTGATGGTGGCGCCGGACGTGGTCGACGACATCGAGGCCCAGGTGCTGGCCCGCGACATCGCCAAGCAGGTCGAGGAGGAACTCAGCTATCCCGGGCAGATCCGGGTGAGTGTGATCCGAGAGTCCCGGGCGGTCGAGACCGCGCGTTGATCCGACCCTCCGGCGGCCGGCTCAGCGTTCAGCGTGGACGCAGCCCGTCCAACACCAGATCGAGCATCCGACCGACCTGGTCCTGGTCGGCCGTGGATGCGGTGGCCAGGAAGATCCCCAGCAGTGTGGCGACCACGTCGTCGGCGGCGACGTCGGACCGTAGCGTGCCGTCCTCGACGCCGGCGCGGAGGAACAATTCCACGGTCGCCCGCACCCGTACCCGTGTCTCGGACGGGGTCAGGGAGCCCGACGACCACACGTTGCGCAGAGTGTCGGCCATTCCCCGCTTGGCCGCGACGAACGCGGCGTAGCGGTCGGTCCAGGCCCGCAGTGCCGCCGCTGCCGACCGACCGGACAGAAATCCCGGCGCACTCCCCACCACGTCGTCGAGTTCGCTGCGATAGACCGCCTCGACCAGATCCTGCCGGGTGGGGAAGTGCCGATACAGCGTGCCGATCCCGACACCGGCCGAACGGGCGACCGCCTCCAGGGACACGTCGGCATCGGACCCTGCGCCGAGGAAAGCCGCACTCGCAGCGGCCAGCAGCCGTTCCCGATTGCGTTGGGCATCGGCGCGCGGACGGCGTGCCGCTGAGGTCGTGGTCGAGGACCCGTCGGAATCGGGCGACTCCCGTGTCGGTTGGTGACGAGACGACAAAGTGGAGGCACCTCCGGATAGTGCTATGGTCGATGTAGCGGAGCCACCTCCGCTTTGAATCGAGTATCTCACGTCATCGGAAGGCGTCATGGCAGACACGGTTTCACCAGCAGGCACGGATCGCTCGGCGGACACCGACACCCGACCAGGATCACGGCCCGGCGGCACTGCAGCGCTCGGCACGTCCAGTGTCGCCCGGATCGGCTACGGGGCGATGGGCCTGGAACGTCATCACGACAACCCGGATGCCGCGGTCGCCGTCGTCCGACGGGCCGTCGAGCTCGGGGTCGACCACATCGACACCGCCCAGTTCTACGGCAACGGGTTCGTCAACGATGTGCTGCGGCGCGCGCTGAAGCCCGACGAAGGCGTCGTCATCGTCAGCAAGGTCGGTGCGGTCCCCGATCCGGGTGGGCAGCCGCCGCTGCGGCCCGCGCAGCATCCCGCCGAGCTCCGAGCAGCTGTCGAGGACAACCTACGGGCCCTGGACACCGACACCATCGGCGTCGTCAATCTCCGACGGCTGGACGTCGGGCCGGGCGTCACCGCGACCGGCGACCAGCTCGTCGACCTCGATGATCAACTCGCCGAGATGGTCGCGCTCCGCGATGAGGGCAAGATCGGCGGCATCGGTCTGTCCGCGGTCGACACCGACACCCTGCGCCGAGCGCTGCCGGCCGGGATCGTCTGCGTGCAGAACGCCTACAGCCTGATCCAGCGCGAGTACGAGGACATGCTCGAGCTGTGCGCCGACGAGGGCATCGGCTGGGCCCCGTTCTTCCCGCTCGGCTCGGGCTTCCCGGGTTTTCCCAAGGTCGTCGACGAGCCAGCGGTCCGAGCCGCGGCGTCGGCTCGCGGTGTCACGCCGGCACAGGTCGGCCTGGCCTGGTTGTTGGCGCACGCGCCGAACATCCTGCTGATCCCGGGGACCGCAAGCATCGCTCATCTGGAGGAGAACGTCGCGGTCGGAGACATCGCCCTGGACGGCGACACCAAGGCCGCGCTCGATGCCGTGGGTGCGGCGACGGTCAGCACCGGCGACCGCAGCCCGCGATGGCCCGACGAAGCTCGCTGACCGACCAGGATCGGGCCCGGCAGGATCAGGGCTGGTTGGCCTGCAACGACGCAGCACCGGCGTTCGCAGCCTTGGCCGGGTCGCCCATCAGCTGGTCCGGCGGCCGGGCGACCGAGCGGCCGCGCCGCTTCATCCGGCCCTCCAGCCAGGCCGCGACCCGGGTCAGGCTGTAGTTGATGATGATGTACATCGCAGCCATGACGAGCACGGTGGGGATCAGGTTGCCGGTCAGGTTGGAGCCGGTGTAGCCGCTCTGCAGCAGGTCCGGGTAGCCGATGATCGCGCCGAGGGCGGTGTCCTTCAGGACCACCACCAGCTGGCTGACCAGTGACGGCAGCATCGCCGTCACCGCCTGCGGCAGCAGGATCGACGTCATCGCCTGGCCCTCGGTCAGCCCGATCGCCAGACCGGCCTCGCGCTGTCCCCGCGGCAGCGAGCCGACACCGGAACGGATCAGTTCGGCGATCACCGAGGAGTTGTAGAGCACCAGCCCGACCACGACCCCGAAGAAGGCCTGGTTCTTCGGCAGGTGCAGCACATAGAGGGCGAAGTAGTAGGAGAACAACATGCCGACCAGGACCGGGATCGCGCGGAAGACTTCGACCCAGACGCCGCAGACGATCCGGATCGGTGCGATTGTCGACAGTCGGCCGACGCCGAGCAACATGCCCAGGATCAGCGACAGGACGATCGCCAGCGCGGCCGCCTTCAGGGTCGACAGCAGCCCCGGTAGCAGGTAGTCGGCCCAGGTGCTGGGTTGCAGGAACGGCTTCCAGAAGTCGCCGGTGAACTGATTGGCGTTGGCCAACCCGACGATCACGAACACGATGCCGGCCAGGATGGCGGCGCCGCCGACGACGCCGACGACGATGTTGCGGGTCCGAGCCTTCGGCCCCGGCGCGTCGAACAGGACGGTCGATTCACTCATCGCTGCACCGCCAATCGCCGGGACAGACTGGTGAAGAACGCGCCGACCGGCAGCGTCAGGATCACGAACGAGATCGCCACCAGCGCGAAGATCAGATACAGCAGCGATGCCTTGGCCTCGATCATGTTCTTCATCTGGAACGACACCTCCGCGACGCCGACGGTGGCCAGCACGGTGGTGTTCTTGGTCAGCGCGATCAGAGTGTTGCCGAGCGGGGCGATCGCACCGCGCAATGCTTGCGGCATCACGACCGTTCCCAGTGTCTGGCCGAAGTTGAGACCGATCGCTCGGGCCGCCTCGGCCTGGCCCGGCGGCACCGTGTTGATCCCGCTGCGGATCGCCTCTGCGGTGAAGGTGGCGTGGTAGACCGACAGTGCGATCACACCCCACCGGAAGTTGTTGTCATCGATGGAGGTGGGGGAGTCCTGCGGAGCGAGCGAGAGCTGCAGCACCTGGAGCGCGCCGAAGGCGGCGAAGAAGACGATCAAGGTCAGTGGGGTGTTCCGGATCAACGTCACGTACGCCGTGCCGAACCAGCGCAGTACCGCTACCGGGGAGACCCGGAAGATCGCGATGATCGTCCCCAGGATCAACGAGCCGATGGCCGACACGACCGTCAGCTTGATCGTCATCCAGAACGCGGCGAGATAGTCGAATTCCTTGATCAGCGTCAGAAAGTCGCCCACCAGGACCTCCTCGTTGTACGAGCCGCTGTGATCGTGATCATCGCGGCAGCAACGGCCGTCGGCCGGGCCGGGAGTTGCGTTGTCCGGCCCGGCCGGCGGCGGTTGCCATCAGTAGCCTCAGCTGCGGATCAGCTGCAGGCGATCGGCTTCGGCGGGTTCTTGGACGCATCCGGCGTGTAGTTCGCGTCGCCGAAGTTCTTGTCCAACGCCTTCTTCCAATCACCGCTGTCGATCATCTTGGTGATCGCCGTGTCGATCTTCTTGCACAGGGCGGTATCGCCCTTCTTGATGCCGACGCCGTACGGCTCCTCGGTGAACGGCTTGCCGACCACCTTCAGCTTGCCCTTGTACTGCGGCTGCGCGGCGTAACCGGCAAGGATGTCGTCATCGGTGGTCAGCGCGTCGATGTTGCCGCTGAGTACCGCCGGCAGGCACTTGGAGTAGGAGTCGTAGTTCTGCAGCTGGACCTTGCCGGCGAAGTCCTTCTTGACGTTCTGCGCCGAGGTCGAACCGGTGACCGAGCAGAGCTTCTTGCCGTTCAGGCTCTCCGGTCCGGTGATCGAGCTGTCGTCGGAGCGGACCAGCAGGTCCTGCCCGGCGACCAGGTACGGTCCGGCGAAGGAGACCTTCTGCTGGCGCTCCTCGTTGATCGTGTAACTGGCGAAGATCATGTCGACCTGACCCGACTCGATCAGCGTCTCCCGGTCGGCGGACTTGGCTTCCTTGAACGTGACGTCGGTGTAGCCGAGCTCCTTGGCCACATAGTTGGCGACGTCGACGTCGAAGCCGGTGTAGGTCGAGCCCTCCTTGAAGCCGACGCCCGGCTGATCGAACTTGATGCCGATCGTCACGGCCTTGCCGCCGCCCCCGCCGCCCTCGCCGCCCGAGCCTCCGGTGGTGTCGCTGGCGCAGGCCGCGAGTCCGAGCATCAACACGGATGCGGCACCGGCGGCTGCGATCGCCTTCTTGATACGCATGGGAGTTGTCTCCTTCAGAGATGTGAATTGTCAGTGAGTCAGGATCTTGCTCAGGAAGTCCTTGGCCCTGGCGCTCTTCGGGTCGGTGAAGAAGGACTCGGGGTCGGATTCCTCCAGGATCTCGCCGTCGGCCATGAAGACCACCCGATTGGCCGCCGTTCGGGCGAAACCCATCTCGTGGGTGACCACGATCATGGTCATGCCCTGCTCGGCCAGCTTGATCATCACGTCCAGGACCTCGTTGATCATCTCCGGGTCCAGGGCCGAGGTCGGCTCGTCGAACAAGATCACCTTCGGATCCATCGCCAGAGCCCGTGCGATCGCGACCCGCTGCTGCTGGCCGCCGGACAACTGGGCCGGGTACTTGTCGGCCTGGTTGCCGACCCCGACCCGGTTGAGCAGTTCCATCGCCCGATCGTGGGCTTCGGTCTTTGCCTTCCGGCGTACCCGGACCGGACCGAGGGTGACGTTTTCCACGATCGTCTTGTGGGCGAACAGGTTGAACTGTTGGAAGACCATCCCGACGTCCGCCCGCAGCCGCGCCAGTTCCTTGCCCTCGCTCGGCAGCGGCGAACCGTCGATCGTGATCGATCCGGACTGGATCGTCTCCAGGCGGTTGATCGAACGGCACAAGGTCGACTTGCCGGACCCCGACGGGCCGATCACGACGACGACCTCGCCCCGGCCGACCGACAGGTTGATGTTCTTCAGCACGTGCAACTCGCCGAAGTACTTCTCGACGTCGCTGAGCACGACCAGCGGCTCTCCGACGGCGACGGTCGGACGAGAGTTGAGCAGCACCTCGTCCCCCGGCCCCCCGGCGGGGTTGGTTTCGGTCATAGGGAGGACCCTAGACGACACCCCACCCCAACCACCGGCAATAGGTGTTGAGTTTCGGTTACGACCTCGACACAAGGTCCCTGAGCCCGTCGAAGGGCATCGGGATCCAGCCATGATCGGACACGGTCCTTCGACGGGCTCAGGACCCGTTGGGTGGGTTCGGGGCCTTCGACGGGCTCAGCGGCCGTAGACGCCCCAGGTGCCCTCGTACTGGTCGCCCGGCTCGAGCACGATCAGCCCGTCGCTGGTCAGGTCGGTGTTGAAGGCGTCCGGACCGCAGGTCATCGGCTCGACGGCGATGCCGAGGTCGCGCTTGCCGGCACCGGTGTAGATCTGGATCCAGCGATGCTTCTCGTCTCCCCAGATGAACGTCTCCCGTTCGCCGAGGGCCAGTCGCACGCGCCAGGGTTGATCGCCGTCGGTGGCCAGGGCGGTGAAGGCGGTGTCGAAGTCCCGGGCCGCCAGTGGTGCCGCGGTCCGCAGGTCCTCGTCCAGACCGTCGACCGGCCGGACCGCGACAGGCAGCAGCCGGTCATCGACTTCCAGGTAGCTGCTGGCCGGGGCACTGATCTCGACCTGATCGACCGCCGACTCGCCGAGGGTGAAGTAGGGATGGGCCGCATAGCCGAAGGGTGCCGCCACGTCGCCGACGTTCCGCGCCGCGACCGTGACGGTCAGGCCGCGATCGGACAACTGGTGGGTGATGGTGCACAGCAACGTCGTGTCCCAGCCCTGCTGGGGATGCAGCGTCACCTGCTGGACGACGGTGTCGGCGGTGTGCTCGACAACGTTCCACGGCAACCAGCGGACCAGTCCGTGGATGGCGTTGTGCCGCTCCGGCTCGCTGAGTGCCAATTGCTGCTCCTGGCCGCCGAAGCTGTAGCGACCGTCGCGGATCCGGTTCGGCCAGGGCAACAGCTGTTGGCCGTGGCCGCCGGAGATCCGATCACCCTCGGCGAATCCGGCCAGGATGTTCTTGCCGTCGACCTGCAGCAGCCGCAGTGTCGCTCCCACCTCGGTGATCACCGCCCGGTAGGACCCGGAGGTGATCTCGTACTGTTCGCCGCTGGGTGCCGGTGTCGTGCCGGTGCTGTCGCTGGAAGTCATGATCGCCAACTGTAGGGCTCGGCCGCTGGATCACCGTACGGGGCTGCGGAAGATGGCGGCGGAGATGACGGCCATCACCATGGCACCCAACGCCAGCGGGACGATGCCGACCACGAAACCGGCGCGAGGGCCGAGGTCGTAGTAGATCGTGTAGCAGACCAGGCAGCCGACCAGTGCGGCGATGCTCACGGCGACGAACAGCAGCGTTCGTTGCCGACCGAACACCCCGGCGCCGTACAGGGCATTGAGCTGATACAGCACGAGCACCGCCCAGCCGACCATCAGGACCAGTTCGGCCGTCACCTGGCGGTGGAACAGCAGCCGGGTCAGCAGCAGCAGGACGAGGTAACAGGCGATGCCCGCCACCAGGAGCCGCCACGGTGGGAACAGTCTGCGCGCCGTGGTGGAGTGTGTTCCCGCCCGGACAGCGAGCACGATGCCGACGAAGCCGGCGACGACGGCCGGGATCAGCAGCCAGCCGCTGCGCAGGCCCGGAACGGGGTTGACCGGCTTGAACGCCAGGATCCACCACAGCAGATAGCAGCCACAGCAGACGATGACGGCAACGTTGCTGAGCAGGAATCGGCCGGCCACGGTGTTTGCCACGAGTCACCTCCGGCTCACTGTACTGCTGGTCCGTTTCGGTGTGACCGACCCGCAGCGATTACCCTGAACCATCATGTCGGTCGATAGTCAGCTCACCGCGGTCCCGAGCCCGCGGACGTACCAGATCCGCACCTACGGCTGCCAGATGAACGTGCACGATTCCGAACGGCTGGCAGGGCTGTTGGAGGACGCGGGATATCGGCAGGCGGCCGGTGACGAGGCCGATGTCGTCGTCTTCAACACCTGCGCGGTCCGGGAGAACGCCGACAACCGGTTGTACGGCAACCTGGGCCATCTGCTGCCGGTGAAGCAGTCCCGTCCGGGGATGCAGATCGCCGTCGGCGGCTGCCTGGCCCAGAAGGACCGCGGGCTGATCACCGAGAAGGCGCCCTGGGTGGACGTCGTCTTCGGGACCCACAACATCGGTCAGCTGCCGCGACTGCTGGAACGGGCTCGGGTCGAGTCCGAGGCCCAGGTCGAGATCGCCGAATCCTTGGAGCGTTTCCCGTCCACGCTGCCGACCCGCCGCGACTCTGCCTACTCCGCCTGGGTGTCGATCAGTGTCGGCTGCAACAACACCTGCACGTTCTGCATCGTGCCGGCATTGCGTGGCAAGGAGACCGATCGGCGTCCGGGCGACATCCTGGCCGAGATCCGGATGCTTGTTGATCAAGGTGTCCAGGAGATCACCCTGCTCGGCCAGAATGTGAACGCCTACGGCGTCGAGTTCCGGGACCGGGAGGCGTTCAGCAAGCTGCTCCGGGCCTGTGGCGAGATCGACGGACTGGAACGGGTCCGCTTCACCTCGCCGCATCCGCGGGACTTCACCTCCGACGTGATCGCCGCGATGGCCGAGACCCCGAACGTGATGCCGCAGCTGCACATGCCGCTGCAGTCCGGTTCGGACGCGATCCTCAAGTCGATGCGACGCTCCTACCGCAGTGACCGCTATCTCAAGATCATCGACGACGTCCGGGCGGCGATGCCGGACGCGGCGATCACCACCGACATCATCGTCGGCTTTCCCGGCGAGACCGAGCAGGACTTCGCCGACACCCTGGAGGTCGTCCGGCAGTCCCGCTTCGCCAGCGCGTTCACCTTCCAGTACTCGATCCGACCCGGTACGCCGGCCGCGACGATGCCGGACCAGGTGCCGCAGCCGGTGGTCCAGGAACGCTATGAACGTCTGGTCGAGCTGGTCAACGACATCAGCTGGCAGGAGAACCGCAAGCTCGAGGGCCAACGGGTCGAGGTGATGTTCGCCGACGGCGAGGGGCGCAAGGACGCTGCCACCCATCGGATGTCCGGTCGGGCGCAGGACAACCGGTTGGTGCATGTCGCGGTGGGGGAGGACACAGCGAGCCGGCCCCGGCCGGGAGACCTCGGCGAGGTGGTGATCACCCGCGCCGCACCCCATCACCTGACCGCAGACCCGATCGACGACGGCACCGACACGGCCGTGATCGGCCTACGCCGAACCCGTGGCGGCGACGCCTGGCAGGCGCGGCAGGAGTCAGCTGAACAAGATCAGCGCAACACGGTCGGTCTCGGGATGCCCACCCTCGGCGTTCCGGCGCCGTTGCCGCCGACGCAGGACAGCTGCCAGGTGCGGTAGCGTCATCGCCCGTGTCTGAAGCGCGACCGCTGGCGAGCCTGTACGACGTGATCGAGCGGCGACGCGATGTCCGCGCCGAGTTCACCGGCGAGCCGTTGCCTGATGATCAACTTCTCCGTATCCTCGGCGCAGCGCACCAGGCTCCGAGCGTCGGGCACAGTCAGCCCTGGGACTTCATCCTGGTCCGCGACCCTGCCACCCGTCGTCGTTTCCAGCAGCACGTGGCCACCGAACGGGACGTGTTCGCCGACTCCCTGACCGGCGAGCGGGCCGAGACGTTCGGCAAGATCAAGATCGAAGGAATCCTGGAGTCAAGCCTCGGCGTCGTGGTCAGCTACGACCCCGATCGCGGCGGTCCGGCTGTCCTCGGACGGCATGCGATCGCCGACGCCGGCCTGTACTCGACCTGCCTGGCGATCCAGAACCTGTGGTTGGCCGCCACCGCCGAAGGACTCGGCGTCGGCTGGGTCTCCTTCTACCGCGAGGAATTCCTGCAACAGCTGCTCGATATCCCGACGACGATCCGGCCGATCGCGTGGCTCTGCGTCGGCACCGTCAGCGGGTTGCAGGACACGCCGGATCTGGAACGCCACCGGTGGCGGAGCCGTCGACCGCTCGCCGAGGCGATCCACGAAGGCAGCTACCGCGCGCCGCTCCGGTGAGTCACCGCCGGTCTCGGTCCCGCGGCACGGAATGATGTCGGGTCATGAGCGACATCAGTGGGTTCGATTGGTGGTTCCGGGACCGGGACTACGTGCTGCGCGAGCGGTTGGCCGACGTCGAGAGCCAGGCCTACGCGGCTTCGGCGCGCAGCAGTGCCCGGCTGAGCAGCCAGCTGTCCCGGCTGCAGGGCTCCCTGGAAAGCCGGTTGAATGCACTGTCGGCGGCCTTCGACGCCTATGTCGAACTGGGTGACCTCCGCGAACAACTTGCCGGCTACGGCGACTCGGCGGCCATCCGTCGCGAGTCGTTGGCCGCGATCGCTGCGCTCGGCGACGGCAGGCCGGCCCAGCCGGTCGACGACCGCAACACCGGTTACTGGGTCGCGCCGGCGACCAACGCCCTGATCGCCCGGGTCACCGGCGCACCGGACGAGGCAACGGAGGCCCGGCTCGCCGAGGCCGACCCGTCGGCCGAGGTGTTCCTGGTGGCAGCCGCCGGGGCGCTCGGCCACGGCGCCGGCGTCGCCGCCCGCGTGCCCGCCCTGCTGCAACCGACTGACGGCCGACTGGTTGACAGCCAGCAGACCATCTGGCGGGCCGTGGTCGAGGGCAGTTACGGCGAGGGCCTGTTGCCCGTGCTGCTGCAGGATTGGGCTGCCTGGATGCCTGCCGACGACGGCGCCGACTGGTGGGGTTGGGCGCACCGGGAGGGATCGGCCTCCGGACGGACAACGCTGGACTGGATCGAGCAGCAGGCCTCGGCAGCCACCGACCGACCGGCACCGATCGAGGCCCAGCCAGAACAGCAGCCGGTAGAGCAGGCCGACCAGCCCGCAGCGCAGGTCGACCAGCGGCCGACCGGCAGTGTCGGCGGCCTGCGGCAACTCGTGTTCGAGCTGATCGACGCCGGTTACGGTGCGGAGCGTGAGCTGCTGATCCGGGCTCGCGCTCTGCGCGCTCGGA
Protein-coding sequences here:
- a CDS encoding amino acid ABC transporter ATP-binding protein gives rise to the protein MTETNPAGGPGDEVLLNSRPTVAVGEPLVVLSDVEKYFGELHVLKNINLSVGRGEVVVVIGPSGSGKSTLCRSINRLETIQSGSITIDGSPLPSEGKELARLRADVGMVFQQFNLFAHKTIVENVTLGPVRVRRKAKTEAHDRAMELLNRVGVGNQADKYPAQLSGGQQQRVAIARALAMDPKVILFDEPTSALDPEMINEVLDVMIKLAEQGMTMIVVTHEMGFARTAANRVVFMADGEILEESDPESFFTDPKSARAKDFLSKILTH
- a CDS encoding TetR/AcrR family transcriptional regulator; translation: MSSRHQPTRESPDSDGSSTTTSAARRPRADAQRNRERLLAAASAAFLGAGSDADVSLEAVARSAGVGIGTLYRHFPTRQDLVEAVYRSELDDVVGSAPGFLSGRSAAAALRAWTDRYAAFVAAKRGMADTLRNVWSSGSLTPSETRVRVRATVELFLRAGVEDGTLRSDVAADDVVATLLGIFLATASTADQDQVGRMLDLVLDGLRPR
- a CDS encoding glutamate ABC transporter substrate-binding protein is translated as MRIKKAIAAAGAASVLMLGLAACASDTTGGSGGEGGGGGGKAVTIGIKFDQPGVGFKEGSTYTGFDVDVANYVAKELGYTDVTFKEAKSADRETLIESGQVDMIFASYTINEERQQKVSFAGPYLVAGQDLLVRSDDSSITGPESLNGKKLCSVTGSTSAQNVKKDFAGKVQLQNYDSYSKCLPAVLSGNIDALTTDDDILAGYAAQPQYKGKLKVVGKPFTEEPYGVGIKKGDTALCKKIDTAITKMIDSGDWKKALDKNFGDANYTPDASKNPPKPIACS
- a CDS encoding aldose 1-epimerase family protein, which gives rise to MTSSDSTGTTPAPSGEQYEITSGSYRAVITEVGATLRLLQVDGKNILAGFAEGDRISGGHGQQLLPWPNRIRDGRYSFGGQEQQLALSEPERHNAIHGLVRWLPWNVVEHTADTVVQQVTLHPQQGWDTTLLCTITHQLSDRGLTVTVAARNVGDVAAPFGYAAHPYFTLGESAVDQVEISAPASSYLEVDDRLLPVAVRPVDGLDEDLRTAAPLAARDFDTAFTALATDGDQPWRVRLALGERETFIWGDEKHRWIQIYTGAGKRDLGIAVEPMTCGPDAFNTDLTSDGLIVLEPGDQYEGTWGVYGR
- the miaB gene encoding tRNA (N6-isopentenyl adenosine(37)-C2)-methylthiotransferase MiaB gives rise to the protein MSVDSQLTAVPSPRTYQIRTYGCQMNVHDSERLAGLLEDAGYRQAAGDEADVVVFNTCAVRENADNRLYGNLGHLLPVKQSRPGMQIAVGGCLAQKDRGLITEKAPWVDVVFGTHNIGQLPRLLERARVESEAQVEIAESLERFPSTLPTRRDSAYSAWVSISVGCNNTCTFCIVPALRGKETDRRPGDILAEIRMLVDQGVQEITLLGQNVNAYGVEFRDREAFSKLLRACGEIDGLERVRFTSPHPRDFTSDVIAAMAETPNVMPQLHMPLQSGSDAILKSMRRSYRSDRYLKIIDDVRAAMPDAAITTDIIVGFPGETEQDFADTLEVVRQSRFASAFTFQYSIRPGTPAATMPDQVPQPVVQERYERLVELVNDISWQENRKLEGQRVEVMFADGEGRKDAATHRMSGRAQDNRLVHVAVGEDTASRPRPGDLGEVVITRAAPHHLTADPIDDGTDTAVIGLRRTRGGDAWQARQESAEQDQRNTVGLGMPTLGVPAPLPPTQDSCQVR
- a CDS encoding aldo/keto reductase, translating into MADTVSPAGTDRSADTDTRPGSRPGGTAALGTSSVARIGYGAMGLERHHDNPDAAVAVVRRAVELGVDHIDTAQFYGNGFVNDVLRRALKPDEGVVIVSKVGAVPDPGGQPPLRPAQHPAELRAAVEDNLRALDTDTIGVVNLRRLDVGPGVTATGDQLVDLDDQLAEMVALRDEGKIGGIGLSAVDTDTLRRALPAGIVCVQNAYSLIQREYEDMLELCADEGIGWAPFFPLGSGFPGFPKVVDEPAVRAAASARGVTPAQVGLAWLLAHAPNILLIPGTASIAHLEENVAVGDIALDGDTKAALDAVGAATVSTGDRSPRWPDEAR
- a CDS encoding amino acid ABC transporter permease, translated to MSESTVLFDAPGPKARTRNIVVGVVGGAAILAGIVFVIVGLANANQFTGDFWKPFLQPSTWADYLLPGLLSTLKAAALAIVLSLILGMLLGVGRLSTIAPIRIVCGVWVEVFRAIPVLVGMLFSYYFALYVLHLPKNQAFFGVVVGLVLYNSSVIAELIRSGVGSLPRGQREAGLAIGLTEGQAMTSILLPQAVTAMLPSLVSQLVVVLKDTALGAIIGYPDLLQSGYTGSNLTGNLIPTVLVMAAMYIIINYSLTRVAAWLEGRMKRRGRSVARPPDQLMGDPAKAANAGAASLQANQP
- the bluB gene encoding 5,6-dimethylbenzimidazole synthase, producing MSEARPLASLYDVIERRRDVRAEFTGEPLPDDQLLRILGAAHQAPSVGHSQPWDFILVRDPATRRRFQQHVATERDVFADSLTGERAETFGKIKIEGILESSLGVVVSYDPDRGGPAVLGRHAIADAGLYSTCLAIQNLWLAATAEGLGVGWVSFYREEFLQQLLDIPTTIRPIAWLCVGTVSGLQDTPDLERHRWRSRRPLAEAIHEGSYRAPLR
- the rny gene encoding ribonuclease Y gives rise to the protein MFGIAAVEVLILVALVLLIVMVGLMLFRRRQSGIAATRAGSEIMAGAQRDAEQIRADAEHLRSDADTYQRDTRGRADRLLREAQQARSEADDEARTQRGQLRDTRLDLDRREQRLTERESRLDDESRTLHERAQRLDQLESEVASRSDELAIADAARILELERIGGLTQDQAKAELLAATEHDAKRQAVLITRDIENEARREAEERARNIVVGAIQRVASDQTSESVVTAVHLPGDDMKGRIIGREGRNIRSFEQVTGVNVLIDDTPESVLLSSFDPVRRETARITLVELITDGRIHPARIEEIHERSKSKIADRVTRAAEDALAEVGISDLHPELVPVVGALRYRTSYGQNVLKHLIESAHIAGLMAAELHLDVAFCKRAAFLHDIGKALTHEVEGSHALIGADLARKYGEHPDIVHAIEAHHNEVEPQTVEAVLTQAADAISGGRPGARRESLETYVKRLERLEEIALAHDGVEKVFAMQAGREVRVMVAPDVVDDIEAQVLARDIAKQVEEELSYPGQIRVSVIRESRAVETAR
- a CDS encoding amino acid ABC transporter permease, whose protein sequence is MGDFLTLIKEFDYLAAFWMTIKLTVVSAIGSLILGTIIAIFRVSPVAVLRWFGTAYVTLIRNTPLTLIVFFAAFGALQVLQLSLAPQDSPTSIDDNNFRWGVIALSVYHATFTAEAIRSGINTVPPGQAEAARAIGLNFGQTLGTVVMPQALRGAIAPLGNTLIALTKNTTVLATVGVAEVSFQMKNMIEAKASLLYLIFALVAISFVILTLPVGAFFTSLSRRLAVQR